A single Vallitalea okinawensis DNA region contains:
- a CDS encoding aminopeptidase P family protein yields MQAKERVRTLQKIMREKGMDVYIIPSSDSHQSEYVADYFKSRQFISGFTGSAGTVIVSLEHGNGLWTDGRYFIQAEEEIKGSSIDLFKMGEEGVPTINQWLKKNLADGATIGFDGRLFSANYVTKMKKELKNKDFNYQINDDLIDLIWIDRPAMPAEKVIEHDLKFAGKQSRDKIKEIRELMVEEDADTYVIGSLDDIVWLCNIRGNDMQYSPVVYAYAMITMETTSLYVDLSKISDGIKNTLLGEGITVKTYDALWEDINNLDASRKVALDSNRINSALYSKVKEQCKVREIKEISALLKAKKNEIEIENLRKCNIRDNVAMVKFLYWLKSNIGKIKITELDIEDKLLELRSQMENNLGASFATIAAYGEHGALNHYKASEESQKTLEPEGFVLIDSGGQYYDGTTDITRTIVLGPITEEMRRNYTLVLRGNINLSRVIFRQGTKGCNLDALARMPLWEHGLEFKHGTGHGLGFFLNVHEGPHNISQHLVDVPLEVGMVVTNEPGYYVEGDYGIRLENDILVAPQNKTEWGQFLKFETLTYCPFDLEAIDTSLLKDEEKQWLNEYHKKTYELLAPYLNEDEKVWLKENTKEV; encoded by the coding sequence ATGCAAGCAAAAGAGAGAGTAAGAACACTACAAAAGATTATGAGAGAAAAGGGCATGGACGTATACATTATACCAAGCTCAGATTCTCATCAAAGTGAGTATGTAGCAGATTATTTTAAATCAAGACAATTTATTTCTGGATTTACTGGATCAGCAGGTACTGTTATCGTGTCCTTAGAACATGGCAATGGTTTATGGACCGATGGAAGATATTTTATCCAAGCTGAAGAAGAAATTAAGGGATCTTCAATTGACCTTTTTAAAATGGGTGAAGAAGGCGTGCCTACTATCAACCAGTGGCTGAAGAAAAATTTAGCTGATGGTGCCACAATTGGTTTTGATGGTCGACTATTTTCAGCTAATTATGTAACAAAGATGAAGAAAGAATTGAAGAACAAAGATTTTAATTATCAAATAAATGATGACCTCATTGATTTAATATGGATTGATAGACCAGCGATGCCAGCTGAAAAGGTTATTGAACATGATCTTAAATTTGCTGGTAAGCAATCACGTGACAAAATCAAAGAAATTAGAGAACTTATGGTTGAAGAAGATGCAGACACTTATGTTATTGGTTCACTAGATGATATTGTCTGGTTATGTAACATCAGAGGAAATGATATGCAATACAGTCCTGTTGTCTATGCTTATGCTATGATCACGATGGAAACAACATCACTCTATGTGGATCTAAGTAAAATATCTGATGGCATAAAAAATACATTATTAGGTGAAGGAATTACAGTTAAGACCTATGATGCATTATGGGAAGATATTAACAACTTGGATGCATCTAGAAAAGTTGCTCTTGATTCTAATCGTATTAATAGTGCATTATATAGCAAGGTAAAAGAACAATGTAAAGTAAGAGAGATTAAAGAGATTTCTGCACTTTTAAAGGCTAAGAAGAATGAAATAGAGATTGAAAACCTAAGAAAATGCAATATACGTGATAATGTAGCAATGGTTAAATTCCTTTATTGGCTTAAGAGTAATATAGGTAAGATAAAAATAACAGAATTGGATATAGAAGATAAACTCTTAGAATTAAGAAGCCAGATGGAAAATAACTTAGGCGCAAGCTTTGCAACGATAGCAGCATATGGCGAACATGGGGCGTTAAATCACTATAAAGCAAGTGAAGAATCACAGAAAACCCTTGAACCAGAGGGGTTTGTACTTATTGATTCTGGTGGACAGTATTATGATGGAACAACGGATATAACAAGAACCATTGTTTTAGGACCTATTACTGAGGAGATGCGTAGAAACTACACTTTAGTTTTAAGAGGTAACATTAATTTAAGTAGAGTAATCTTCCGACAAGGTACTAAAGGATGTAACCTAGACGCATTAGCACGTATGCCACTATGGGAACATGGTTTAGAATTCAAACATGGTACAGGTCATGGACTAGGTTTCTTCTTAAACGTTCACGAAGGACCGCATAACATTTCACAACATCTAGTTGATGTACCACTTGAAGTAGGGATGGTGGTAACCAATGAACCTGGTTACTATGTAGAAGGAGATTACGGTATTCGACTAGAAAATGATATTCTAGTAGCCCCTCAGAATAAAACAGAATGGGGTCAATTCCTTAAATTTGAGACATTGACTTATTGCCCCTTCGACTTAGAAGCAATTGATACTTCACTATTAAAAGATGAAGAGAAGCAGTGGTTAAATGAGTATCATAAAAAGACTTATGAATTATTAGCACCATACTTAAATGAAGATGAGAAAGTATGGTTAAAAGAGAATACAAAAGAAGTTTAG
- a CDS encoding C39 family peptidase, whose protein sequence is MKKLFMGLMIALTMGIAYMLLTFPLNLSEATSNQLVEQPPNSGITQLEEIPDSNKNTFDVYRYDTKSKQFSSLEEAINYAEDYTRAYIIQDNQEEWIWDNFNPYIVYSEDTYLKDFITFQEAYEYAKNFQSGIITYEDEYKRVWMRDYDKRGSSYMEVPKLNQYPELPRGCEVTSLAMLMNYNALNVTKMQLAEEIVKEPGLYWNDSLLYYGNPHQGFVGSMYSLSQFGFGVYHEPINQLVKAYAPADTLDFTGTSFEEIYFFLDHGMPVWVITNTLYKALDDNYFKTWKTEEGDVTVTNKQHAVVVVGYDEEYIYINDPLNRRTAVKKEEFIAAWEQMGNQAITMKYIAG, encoded by the coding sequence ATGAAAAAATTATTTATGGGGTTAATGATAGCATTAACAATGGGGATTGCTTATATGTTATTAACCTTTCCACTAAATTTATCAGAAGCAACAAGTAATCAATTAGTCGAACAACCCCCAAATAGTGGTATAACGCAACTAGAAGAGATTCCAGATAGCAATAAAAATACATTCGATGTGTATAGGTACGATACAAAATCTAAGCAGTTTTCTTCTCTTGAAGAAGCTATTAACTATGCAGAGGATTATACACGAGCTTATATCATACAAGATAATCAAGAAGAATGGATCTGGGATAACTTCAATCCCTATATTGTATATAGTGAAGATACATATTTGAAGGACTTCATTACCTTTCAGGAAGCGTATGAATATGCCAAAAACTTTCAAAGCGGCATCATTACCTATGAAGATGAATATAAAAGGGTTTGGATGAGGGATTATGATAAGCGTGGTAGCAGTTATATGGAAGTACCAAAACTTAATCAATATCCGGAATTGCCTCGTGGTTGTGAAGTAACATCTTTAGCGATGTTAATGAATTACAATGCTTTAAATGTGACTAAAATGCAATTGGCAGAAGAAATAGTCAAAGAACCAGGATTATACTGGAATGATAGCCTATTATATTATGGGAACCCTCATCAAGGATTTGTGGGAAGTATGTACAGTTTAAGTCAGTTTGGATTTGGTGTATATCATGAACCTATTAATCAGTTGGTAAAGGCATATGCACCAGCTGATACCTTAGATTTTACAGGTACCTCTTTTGAAGAAATATACTTCTTTTTAGATCATGGTATGCCCGTTTGGGTTATAACCAATACTCTGTATAAAGCCTTAGATGACAATTACTTTAAAACATGGAAGACCGAAGAAGGGGATGTTACAGTTACAAATAAACAACATGCAGTAGTGGTTGTAGGTTATGATGAAGAATATATTTATATCAATGATCCTTTAAATCGAAGGACGGCAGTTAAAAAAGAAGAGTTCATAGCAGCATGGGAGCAGATGGGTAACCAAGCCATAACGATGAAGTACATTGCTGGATAA
- a CDS encoding immunoglobulin-like domain-containing protein, with protein MGITIVLVIILMLMPMTSVKAFNLGTTSGTAIIGMDECFLYPGGTYSTQTNFNNQTGKNCTITAIELKEHSDGWAHISGNTLNDEIKEDFRKWVSLSIYDSSYSKSEGGYYSGSFNDLVGEIKLLNHPITLTTDSNGASKPVTIDVDLSPEADNGVEDITYKFDLIVYFEGDYNEPDPPETDDPEKDPPRKGTNNTPPEITLIGNRAYIIDQNAVYNDPGATAYDKEDGDITEDIVITINGEDMSTIDTSIIGQYDYVYNVEDSEGAKAEPVKRVVAVIPITSKPVITLIGEPYIEIEQGTEYIDGGAIAYDKIDGDITDKLIIKINDTYEPIDTSLVGINTYTYNVTNSQGVAADEVIRTVKVIPVRAIDQEVYLVDTGQRIPYINYFIGGGLIVVGVVLYIKKRRINNA; from the coding sequence ATGGGGATTACTATAGTTTTAGTGATAATATTAATGCTAATGCCTATGACATCAGTTAAAGCTTTTAATTTAGGAACTACAAGTGGTACGGCTATCATTGGAATGGATGAATGCTTTTTATATCCAGGTGGAACATATTCAACACAAACGAATTTCAATAATCAGACAGGAAAGAACTGTACTATTACAGCAATTGAATTAAAAGAACATAGTGATGGGTGGGCGCATATCAGTGGTAATACTCTGAATGATGAAATCAAAGAGGATTTTAGAAAATGGGTAAGTTTATCTATCTATGATAGTAGCTATTCAAAAAGTGAGGGAGGTTATTACTCAGGTAGTTTTAATGATCTTGTTGGAGAAATAAAACTTCTTAACCATCCCATCACATTAACTACTGATAGTAATGGAGCTTCTAAGCCTGTAACAATCGATGTAGACTTAAGTCCAGAAGCAGATAATGGCGTTGAAGACATAACCTATAAGTTTGATCTTATTGTTTATTTTGAAGGAGATTATAATGAGCCAGACCCACCAGAAACAGATGATCCAGAAAAAGATCCTCCTAGAAAGGGGACTAATAATACTCCACCAGAAATAACTTTAATAGGTAATAGGGCATATATTATTGATCAAAATGCAGTGTATAATGATCCAGGAGCAACTGCTTATGATAAAGAAGATGGTGATATTACAGAGGATATCGTTATAACCATAAATGGAGAAGATATGTCAACAATTGATACATCAATTATAGGACAATATGATTATGTATATAATGTTGAAGACTCCGAAGGAGCAAAAGCTGAACCTGTCAAGCGTGTAGTTGCGGTCATACCAATCACATCAAAACCTGTAATCACTTTAATCGGCGAACCATATATAGAGATTGAGCAAGGTACCGAGTATATAGATGGAGGGGCAATAGCATATGATAAAATAGATGGGGATATTACTGATAAGTTAATCATTAAAATCAACGATACTTATGAACCTATAGATACAAGTTTAGTTGGTATAAATACATATACATATAATGTAACCAATTCACAGGGAGTTGCCGCTGATGAGGTAATAAGAACAGTTAAGGTAATACCAGTGAGAGCAATTGATCAAGAGGTATATTTAGTTGATACTGGACAGAGAATACCTTATATTAACTATTTTATTGGTGGAGGATTGATTGTAGTAGGTGTCGTATTATATATTAAAAAGAGAAGGATAAATAATGCATAA
- a CDS encoding CAP and S-layer homology domain-containing protein gives MKRLATIILVILLSTSVVYGYSATDNTIQYINNIREHVKVTELKADNNLSKAAENHSVYLNTYEKNSKNITGKHTQDSDKVLFAGIYPWDRVGYFNYDINSNPYTNELIYLSDDSPANTVTKMIDNPYYRIELLNPNYQDIGYYKEGDKFVVELGGEKAKTTEVTYPFNHQERIPYQWIDEDNNVYGYPITYSIYAPMKIDKIEIIKIELVNKENSKIIENEIRNPDNDEILTNSIIILPNEPFDANTEYEVSVNIRVTYSSGSIANKNKTWSFETGGKTSTLNYINKRDKITRQEFAENIVSEADLVLSRNYEVTFKDVPNESIYTPYIYTLKELGIMQGYDTETFGYDDNLTREQAFAIIMRLYNYLNEIDFYDTVINKEPDFVDMDEVSPWAINAIRAAYNLNIVYGTTDNELIPNEDLTFEDAERITNRVINK, from the coding sequence ATGAAACGACTCGCCACAATTATACTTGTAATTTTATTGAGCACATCAGTTGTATATGGATATTCCGCAACGGACAATACTATTCAATATATTAATAATATTAGAGAACACGTTAAAGTAACGGAATTAAAAGCGGATAATAATTTATCAAAAGCAGCTGAAAATCACAGTGTCTATTTGAATACTTATGAAAAAAATTCCAAAAATATTACAGGAAAACATACACAGGATAGCGATAAAGTACTTTTTGCAGGGATTTATCCATGGGATAGAGTTGGATATTTTAATTATGATATTAATTCCAATCCTTATACTAATGAATTAATATATCTATCGGATGATTCACCAGCAAATACAGTAACTAAAATGATAGATAATCCTTATTATAGAATAGAGCTTCTTAATCCTAACTACCAAGATATAGGTTATTACAAAGAAGGTGATAAGTTTGTTGTTGAACTTGGTGGAGAGAAAGCCAAAACAACAGAAGTTACATATCCATTTAATCATCAAGAGAGGATACCCTATCAGTGGATAGATGAGGACAATAATGTATATGGTTACCCTATAACATATTCAATTTATGCACCAATGAAGATTGACAAAATTGAGATAATAAAAATAGAATTAGTAAATAAAGAAAATAGTAAAATAATTGAAAATGAAATACGTAATCCTGATAATGATGAGATATTGACTAATTCAATTATCATACTGCCCAATGAACCATTTGATGCTAACACAGAATATGAGGTATCAGTCAATATTCGAGTAACTTATTCAAGTGGATCTATAGCTAATAAGAATAAGACATGGTCATTTGAAACAGGTGGAAAAACTTCAACTTTAAATTATATCAATAAACGTGATAAAATCACTAGACAAGAATTTGCAGAAAATATTGTTTCAGAGGCTGATCTTGTGTTAAGCAGGAATTATGAAGTAACATTTAAAGATGTACCTAATGAAAGTATCTATACACCTTATATTTATACTTTAAAAGAGTTAGGTATAATGCAAGGATATGACACAGAAACTTTCGGATACGATGATAATTTAACGAGAGAACAAGCTTTTGCAATCATCATGCGGCTATATAATTATTTAAATGAGATAGATTTTTATGACACAGTCATTAATAAAGAACCAGATTTTGTTGATATGGATGAAGTAAGTCCATGGGCTATAAATGCTATCAGAGCAGCTTATAATCTTAATATTGTCTATGGTACTACTGACAATGAATTAATTCCAAATGAAGATTTAACTTTTGAAGATGCCGAAAGAATTACGAATCGTGTTATAAATAAATAA
- a CDS encoding class D sortase, translating into MHKKNFIVILIVLGVAIIAYPTSESLYYGYQQKNVIEQINSLERVYEQRVNIENSGVDEGEVDNTNSHDHSLDNEKDNGTNELSTIPVEDIIGIIQIPSIELYLPLFSKIDDYYLQIGPCKMESTSNIGEIGNCVIAGHRNYRYGDQFNRLNELMEDDIVIIEKNGEEYRYTIEEKFIVEASEMWVTDDIEGDKVLTLITCHPIDTGEKRLIIRGRLQ; encoded by the coding sequence ATGCATAAGAAAAATTTTATTGTGATTCTCATCGTACTTGGTGTAGCTATTATTGCTTACCCTACTTCGGAATCTCTTTATTATGGATATCAACAGAAGAATGTAATTGAACAAATTAATAGCTTAGAACGAGTTTATGAGCAAAGGGTTAATATAGAAAACTCAGGAGTTGATGAAGGAGAAGTAGATAATACCAATAGTCATGATCATAGCTTAGATAATGAAAAGGATAATGGCACTAATGAGTTAAGTACGATACCCGTAGAAGATATTATAGGAATCATTCAAATTCCTTCCATAGAATTATATTTACCTCTTTTTAGTAAGATAGATGATTATTATTTGCAGATTGGTCCATGTAAAATGGAAAGCACATCTAATATAGGAGAGATAGGGAATTGTGTTATTGCTGGCCACCGGAATTATCGGTATGGAGATCAATTTAACCGTTTGAACGAACTTATGGAAGATGATATTGTCATTATTGAAAAAAATGGTGAGGAGTATAGATATACTATTGAAGAGAAATTTATAGTTGAAGCTAGTGAGATGTGGGTAACTGATGATATTGAAGGAGATAAAGTATTAACTCTAATAACTTGTCATCCCATTGATACAGGTGAAAAACGTTTAATTATTAGAGGAAGACTACAATAA